Below is a genomic region from Vairimorpha necatrix chromosome 1, complete sequence.
GCATTTCTGAATGCTCTTGCCACAGGCAAAAACTGGTTTTCACAAGagatatttttgtaaatatctCTTAATGTCCAACAAAAAGTTAAATACTGTAACGACACAATTAAATCAAAACTAGAGGAAGAAcatgaattttttctaagACAGAAATTGGTAGATTAAATCTATGCCTGGGAGCGAAACACAACATTCAAGTAAATAGCGAAAAAGTATCTGTTTGTTAAAAGAGTTGGATAATGTTTAGCAAGAAGATATaatagaaaagaaaatttaaaaattaaaaagaaggAATCATCGGGGACAATAAAAGATCTGGTGCAGTATGATAGTCATGGTTAGAAATTGGATGTCCCAGAAGAATGTGTAATCattataaagaattataCTATATTACAGTCACAgattcatatatttttactaagaattgacttaattttttagttgTTGTAAAGCTTCATCTTTATGATCCTAGACGCCACAAGTAAATTTAACAACGTCCTAAGGAGAAAAAAGACTCAGAACATAcagattttattataaggGCACTATTCGTAAAATAGGATGCATTTTGAACTTTGAAATAATCCGGCCGTATTTGAACGTGCGAAggacaaaaatttaaggtgcgatatagaaaatttatcatacCTCGTTAGATAATATAAtgatttttcttaaaacCAAAGACAAACATAATTAACACTTACAAATAGTACTGGGTAAAATTTGAGCTCCCATATTATTCATTGatctaaaaaatgcaaatttataaaaatgaaataaaaattttggaaCTATCATAAGAAGTGGATAAATAAAAGTTGACCCCGAACGAATTACTTAAATAAAGTCCCACCTAATATCTCTACTATTAAATAACTTCGAGGCTTCTTGGGACTATTAATTATTGTAAAGACTTTATTTGAGACATAGCAATCCTCACTGATCACATATGATATCCCGAAGAGAGAAAACAAAagtcaaataaaaagtttaatcTGAACAATAAGGAATTTGaagtttttaatgataCATAAGTTGAAACAAGGAGAAATACCATTAGATTTTAAGCCGACCtcaaaagaaattaatactCATATTGAATCCTCAGATACATGAATAGGaatctttttttgcaaGATAACAAACAGGGGATAGAATAAATGATTGCAGCATGCAGTAAAAGATAGACAAATGTCAAATTATCATTCAGTAACAGATAAAGTACACAAGGACCAGTAAAAGAAACAGCACACTACAGACAATATCCAATATGTAAAATTGCCTTTAAAACTGACTACAAGGCAGTCATCTACTTAATGCAAACAAAATCCTTGTCGTGCagacattaaaaataagtaatAAAACTTACCGAATACGATTTTAGAATAGAACATGTAAAGTTAGTTGATAATATGGCAAACAAATTGGCAAATTTTTTCCGCAAGTAAAGATTAATAACATAAACACACAACTACTTAGTGAAGAGGATAAAAAACACATATCGATGGGATATCATAAGATCTAGGACCTTGCCTCCGCAAACccataaaatttatgatttctAAAACTTTCGAGGGAAAAGCATAAAGAACTAGATAAAATATGCATCCAATTTCCAAAGTGTCTTATGGCGAACGGACCAAAAACTTAACCTGAAAACAAAGTAATCATATCGGACCCCAATAAACTCTAGGAAATTATtcattgaaaaaaaatgtactATAGTACGGAATCAAAGTATGTATTCTTAGCCTTTGATCATTAAACAAAATGGAATGAGGCtgaaattttgtttaaaaaaagcttAATATATGTATTTATCGTGAAATAGAAGGgttattttataagaaacACGAAATGCTAGAGAAGATTTTCACAGATTTAGGATTATAATTTAGTAATAAGAAAGTAATCTAACTACacaaaagtaaaatatgGATTGAGAATTCAGTTCTCCGATCATCACAGACACATGGGCAATTGTAAAAGCATATAAACCTTTTAGAAACACGTTAATGAAATTGTCACTATTCTAAGAATAAGACTAAAGcctcttttttaaaaaagcaaCATTGGCtttcaaaattaaacttAATTGGGCCGTAGGAACTCCACTCCCGTATATAATGAAATAGGACATCGGATAGAAACTGAAATAGATAAGAAACTTCAAATCCtttttaaagatttataaacaGACTTGTTAGATTAAAGAAACAGaaactttattaaatataaataagatGTAATTAAGGGATAAAGAATTATCAAGGAAAAGTTGGAAGTTGGAGAACCAGCAATCATCTATAGAAGCTTGGCTAGAGAAGAATAATTAGGTCAAAATGGTTTGTTGGATATAAAACGCCcgaaattattatttaggAACCTAACCGAGAGAAGCCGATGAATAACAAAGGATAATTGAGAGGCAACAGAGTCACGTAAAAAGATATTCGTCAAAAACTGGGTATGTTATAGCCCATCAAAACTGAAATCATCTTTTGACAAATGGTAGTATTTGATTGGCCCTAAAACTATTTGAAGTCATTTCCGCAAGCAAAGCTGGTCCATTCTCGTGAAATGTTAACACGAACAATTAAACCTTTGTTATCTTCTCTTTAATGTTTTGCTTATCAAAATCATCAACAACAATAACTAtactttaatttaaaaaaacaatcaaTACAATTGTTCTGaggataaatttattttcggACAATAGAACGAAAGAAAGAACACATCTAAAGTATTTGTCGCTGGTATGAACAGAAAACAAGCCAATGCCATATAGAGCGACAAATTAACccttttttgttttttaataattttaagtaACAGAGTGGCGTTGGGGGGGGGGTAGAAAATCAATGCCTTTATAATAACAATCGTTGGCGCCAAGGgctttttttgatataaacGTAAAAAGACGACTTTTTCGGAAAAGGCTCTAAACTGGGAAATTTTGAAACCCCCAAAGTTGAAAAATTTCGAGAACCGAGAAACTCAAgatctaattttttcttcaaataaGCCATGGCCTTTATTTAAAGGCCATGGCTTATTTGaagaatttaaatcatGCTTAAAATGATACTAGTGTGTGGTTTTGGAGCATGACGTTACATTTTCTTAcagtttttaatttagatTTTCTAACTTGTCTTgtagaaaatcaaaatctGTTTTTGAGgggttaaaaattttaagtaaaCGATAGACATATGCGAAtacttatttataatgtatTCATGgcatgaaaaaaattaagaatacagcattaataaaaatacattgtTTCATTAAATACTATTAAGAGAATAAAAAGGACTATCATAGATGTTATATTTGAAGATAATAAGACAACGTGGGAGAAATAAGGGCCAGAATGCCCAATACAAGTAGACGAGAGTGTAATAATCAAAGGAAACCTTTAAAGTCACCATATGAAATCTGCGATTCAATTAGTTTAACTACTTGAATAATTGGTGCAGTTGAAGAAAAACCAGAAACTAGCTCTTAAAGTTATCTCAAATAGAAAAAGGaaactttttttaaccTTTTCtctgaaatttttttttctaacgTCTGTAATAAAAACTGATGGACACAGATCCTATCCATACGCCGTTGCTAGAATTGGCGgagtacaaaaaaaacagtgAATCATGGAAAAGAATTCACCAATGCTGATAAGGACCACaccaatttaataaaatgtgAGTGGCCTCATTTTAAATCGGACATTAGAACGAGGAATAAAATACCAGGTCTTTCAATGTCAGGCTTTATAGAAGAATATGTTTGGAGGCAAAGAAAATCAAACCCCGTGATTTGGGGCCTATAAAAACGCCTCttaacaattttaaataaaataagtaattaaaatttctttttttttctatcattttttttaagtgaCCCTTTTTAACCCCCCTCCCCGGAATAGGCTCTATTGCCAGATAATTTAAGAAAGAACCCCATGACATCTTAACGAAGAAAGTTTGTCAAaggaaattttaaattgtatattactaaaaaaatcttcctTTAAATCCCTCGATCAATTTATCAAGCCCAAGTCCCATTGGCTGGGAGTTGATCCGGTCTTTCgcttcttcttttaaagACATTACAAAAAGGAGTATAAGCGTACCCTCTCTGTACTCCTGCAACCTCCCTACCTCTAGCAAGTCCTCTAAAACTGCTGTGGGTCGATTTTCTCTTCATttctgaaaaaaaatgtccTTGTCGCCAAATTGTTGGAGTGAAAAcatatgtttatttattatagaatatttaaaaattgccCTGTCAAATGTCTCAAGATGGACACTGTTGAATTTGACATGTGTCACACTttctacatttttatatacaaaattatatttttgttagaCATATCCAAGTTGAGGggtatttaataataaaaaaataaagtaaacaATGACATGAGAATGTCACAACAATTTTAAACCAGTTTATTACCACCATAAAAGTTGGTGAACATTTTAActcttcttatttttattgaattgGGCCCAACCCCTCCCCTTCAGAAGGTGTccactttttttttgaccCTAAAAATGAAGGGCGTAtcttaaattcaaaatcacaggggttaaaaaattaaaaaaaacccAAACCATTTATTCTAACTATTACCTGAAGGCGTTGATGGGGTAGTCTGAGGCTTGGTATTTGAGAAAGAATTCTTTTTAAGAgacatattatttttttatataatttctttatatagttttattcTCAGCCTGAAACAATCATGTTTCAGATTGAGATGAAACATTTGAAATATCTTGTTTTAGTCCTTTATTGGTGCCGCAAGTGATGGCGGTAACACTCTTCTAATTGAAGCTGTCCGTCTAAGATCGACTGGGTATTCTCTGACAAATTTTCTTCTGTCTTGAATGTTACGAAATCACTGCGGTTAATGAGATGTTCTGTGTCATTTTCCAAACTTTTGATTAAATCCGCACCTTTagttttgttttctttaacTATGTACGGTCCGATGAACTTCTTATCGAGTTTACTTCTCATATTTCTGTTTCTCATAAATACTATAGTTCCCTCCGGTACAGTATCAGGTCGATCGTTTCTTTTAGATCGAATGTCTTcctttaaaatgttttctCTATTCCGGGTGTTAATAATATCCTGAGTGTTTTCAGCTATCTGTACTCTCGTAGCTAAATACTCTGACGGATCAGTAAACAGCATCTCGAAGTCATTGGGCAGGTCTTGTATTATACTCGGTAATACTGCTTTTCTTCCATACAACATTTCGAACGGTGACATTCCAAGTTTCCCGATCGGGGACAAGCGGTATTGCATAAGAGCAAAAGGCAAGGCCTTGTCCCAATGAATTGGGTAATCCGATACAAATTTAGATAGTTTTAATATGAAACTCTGGTTAGTTCTCTCCACTGGGCCGTTAGATTGCAGATGATAAGGACTAGAATATCTAAATTTAGCTTTGAATAGCTCAGATACTCTGTTCACAATCTGattcttaaattttaatccTTGGTCGCTCCTGATCACGTTAACAGGCCCATGTCTGGTAAGATCTCTTCCATGATGAACTTAGCAATTTCATATGCCGATTTATGTTTGATGGCCTTCGCTTCCACCCATTTAGTTACATAATCAGTAGCTACTATGATAAATCGTTTTCCAGAGGCGCACTTAGGCAGGGGTCCTATGCAGTCGATTCCTATCATTTTGAATGCTGACTCAAGAACCGTGGGGAAAGatcgaaatttttttcgtgGCTTCTAATGTTTGATGCATGTCTGGCAGCCTCTAACAACCTTCCGAATGGGTACCCTAAAATTCGCCTACAGGCGAATTTACGGGGTTTCGCCAAAAGTTCAAAAATGGTTGTTTTCGCCAAaaatttttccttttttcgCCGAAAATCTAcccttaaaaaaataaccgACAacttgaaatttttaaaggtCAACGGGAGGGCAAAATCTTATCTATGAAGATCAGATATACACTTTAGACTACAATAAGGACGGCACTGGGCGATGGAGGCGCAATAATAGGTCTTGTAGAGGAGCCATTACAATGAATGAACAAAACGAAATCGTTAAAAAAGTTACTCATTCACATGAACCAGTACCTGAGAAATGCATGTTTAAAAGAactatcaaaaaaataaaagaacaAGTTGCTACAAGTAATGAAATACCctagaaataataaaaaacaactcCCAGAATTGTCAACCAGCTTagatattaataaaatgcCTTCCatagaatatttaagaGATACAATTAAACGAACAAGAAATTCAAGACTCGGATTTATAACTGGTTGCATTATGGATATACCCGAAGTCTTGCAAGTAGATTCTAAAAATCGTTAAATTAGATTTGATAGTGGTATGCAGGATaatgatatatttataatatttttttcagaattcaaaaaaagtatgattgaaaaaatagacACGTTTGTTGTCGATGGAACGTTTAAATCTTCTCCTCGGGGGTTTTACCAAATTGTTGTCTTTCATGAACATATATTTGGCAAAAGTTTTCCatacatttatattttacttaaGGGAAAAAGTGAAAGGTCATATTCTAGAGCCTTCGATAAATGTAAGGAATTAGTTACTCTGAATGTTGAGAACTTTGTGACTGATTTCGAGAGAGGATTGGTCAATGCATTACGAATGTCTTTCCCTGAAGCAAACTGTAATGGATGCTTGTTTCATCTTGGGCAGGCAGCCTATAAAAGAGTCGGGGCAATAAGGgacataaaaaagtttaaaaatgattctAACTATAATCTAGTTTTCAAAAAGATTCTTAGATTAGCTTTTGTGCCAATACGAGATGTTCgggttttttataaagatattaagatatttatacaaGATAATTCAATTACAACCACAGCTAACTTTCAGTtatactttaaaaataattattctGTTTTCTATGTAACAAGAGAAGATAATGGTGGGAGAGCTGTCgccaatataaatttttggaaTGTATTTGATagggtaaaaaatgaaattccTCGGACTTCTAACATTGCAGAAAGCGGGAATAAAACCATAAACAAGAGGATGGAGACAAGAAATCCAAATATCGctctttttatttcaagAATACTCGATTGTGAATAAATGGATATATATAATCTAAAAcgttataaaaaaggatTATTTGAAGCTAAAAAAACCCAAAAAGCGGcggaaaaaaatagaataattattaaaaattataaacattatTCTCGTGAAGAGTACATGAATGCTTTACTGCAACACGTAAATTTCAAATGCGAATAATTTCATTCTCTAAAcctatttta
It encodes:
- a CDS encoding integrase catalytic domain-containing protein, with protein sequence MIGIDCIGPLPKCASGKRFIIVATDYVTKWVEAKAIKHKSAYEIAKFIMEEILPDMGLLTVSELFKAKFRYSSPYHLQSNGPVERTNQSFILKLSKFVSDYPIHWDKALPFALMQYRLSPIGKLGMSPFEMLYGRKAVLPSIIQDLPNDFEMLFTDPSEYLATRVQIAENTQDIINTRNRENILKEDIRSKRNDRPDTVPEGTIVFMRNRNMRSKLDKKFIGPYIVKENKTKGADLIKSLENDTEHLINRSDFVTFKTEENLSENTQSILDGQLQLEECYRHHLRHQ
- a CDS encoding MULE domain-containing protein, with protein sequence MNEQNEIVKKVTHSHEPVPEKCMFKRTIKKIKEQVATNINKMPSIEYLRDTIKRTRNSRLGFITGCIMDIPEVLQVDSKNR
- a CDS encoding MULE domain-containing protein, which codes for MNEQNEIVKKVTHSHEPVPEKCMFKRTIKKIKEQVATNINKMPSIEYLRDTIKRTRNSRLGFITGCIMDIPEVLQGKSERSYSRAFDKCKELVTLNVENFVTDFERGLVNALRMSFPEANCNGCLFHLGQAAYKRVGAIRDIKKFKNDSNYNLVFKKILRLAFVPIRDVRVFYKDIKIFIQDNSITTTANFQLYFKNNYSVFYVTREDNGGRAVANINFWNVFDRVKNEIPRTSNIAESGNKTINKRMETRNPNIALFISRILDCE
- a CDS encoding MULE domain-containing protein; this encodes MIEKIDTFVVDGTFKSSPRGFYQIVVFHEHIFGKSFPYIYILLKGKSERSYSRAFDKCKELVTLNVENFVTDFERGLVNALRMSFPEANCNGCLFHLGQAAYKRVGAIRDIKKFKNDSNYNLVFKKILRLAFVPIRDVRVFYKDIKIFIQDNSITTTANFQLYFKNNYSVFYVTREDNGGRAVANINFWNVFDRVKNEIPRTSNIAESGNKTINKRMETRNPNIALFISRILDCE